In Hemibagrus wyckioides isolate EC202008001 unplaced genomic scaffold, SWU_Hwy_1.0 Contig37, whole genome shotgun sequence, one genomic interval encodes:
- the LOC131350505 gene encoding rhamnose-binding lectin-like — MMLCLKLTLLTLLIAAPGLLVSGETVITCDGDVQRLTCDTGVIKVKSTVYGRSDSTICSTKRPHLTVTDTSCYSTISTIADRCNGLRECEVKTDLLGSSDPCKGTYKYYTTTYGCIDAREAVVCEHGYRTLDCGTDTIEILNANFGRADSVTCSSGLPNGFTQNTNCYAPNTLSIVSSLCNGMNTCTVEASSTVFSDPCKTTAKYLTVSYTCIAGQPNPCPVPPCD, encoded by the exons ATGATGCTCTGCCTGAAGCTTACTCTACTCACCT TGCTTATTGCAGCACCTGGCCTGCTCGTTTCTGGAG AAACTGTGATTACCTGTGATGGTGATGTCCAGCGCCTCACTTGTG acACTGGAGTGATAAAGGTGAAGTCTACTGTGTACGGCCGTTCAGATAGCACAATCTGCAGTACTAAACGTCCCCATCTTACAGTTACTGATACCAGCTGTTACAGTACTATTTCCACTATTGCTGACAG ATGCAATGGGCTAAGAGAGTGTGAGGTAAAGACGGATTTGCTTGGCAGCTCTGACCCATGCAAAGGAACCTAcaaatactacactaccacttaTGGTTGCATTGATGCCC GGGAAGCTGTGGTCTGTGAGCATGGCTACCGCACACTGGACTGTG GAACGGATACTATTGAGATCTTAAATGCGAACTTTGGGCGTGCTGATTCTGTAACCTGTTCAAGTGGACTCCCCAACGGTTTCACCCAGAACACCAACTGCTACGCTCCAAACACCCTTTCAATTGTCTCCTCACT GTGCAATGGAATGAACACTTGCACAGTAGAAGCTTCCTCCACTGTCTTTTCAGATCCTTGTAAAACAACTGCTAAATATCTCACAGTGTCCTACACATGCATCGCTGGGCA GCCAAATCCATGTCCTGTTCCACCATGTG ACTAG